In Microbacterium pumilum, the following proteins share a genomic window:
- a CDS encoding SAF domain-containing protein, with translation MTAVAPARVPRRTPWGDARFFLGLLLIVASVAGVWFVVSAARHTAPVFAASHTIVPGETITDADFEIVEVALGQLGDAYLAPDALAEGLVATRTITVGELVPAGAVGDASRARTTSVVVRSAVDVPASVEAGTVVEVWSAPLLERGEFDTPRILVAAATVVSVSHDDSMIGGGSAALELVIPRADVAATLDAMADGSALSVVPTAGASE, from the coding sequence ATGACCGCTGTCGCTCCCGCCCGCGTTCCCCGTCGCACGCCGTGGGGTGATGCGCGCTTCTTCCTCGGACTCCTGCTCATCGTGGCTTCGGTGGCCGGCGTCTGGTTCGTCGTCTCGGCGGCCCGCCACACCGCGCCGGTGTTCGCCGCATCCCACACGATCGTCCCGGGCGAGACCATCACGGACGCCGACTTCGAGATCGTCGAGGTCGCGCTCGGACAGCTGGGCGACGCCTACCTGGCGCCGGACGCGCTCGCCGAGGGACTGGTCGCGACACGCACGATCACCGTGGGCGAGCTCGTGCCGGCGGGTGCCGTGGGCGACGCATCGCGAGCCCGCACCACGAGCGTGGTGGTGCGCAGCGCCGTCGACGTGCCCGCATCGGTGGAGGCCGGCACGGTCGTGGAGGTCTGGTCGGCGCCACTGCTCGAACGTGGCGAGTTCGACACGCCGCGCATCCTCGTCGCAGCCGCCACCGTGGTATCCGTGTCTCACGACGATTCGATGATCGGCGGCGGATCCGCCGCGCTCGAACTCGTCATTCCCCGAGCGGATGTCGCGGCCACGCTGGACGCGATGGCTGACGGGTCGGCACTGTCCGTCGTGCCGACGGCAGGGGCGAGCGAGTGA
- a CDS encoding sensor histidine kinase, with protein sequence MTTLSDLVYAQGRSSESDVEWLHRLAGDGQLLADLAFADIVIWVPSGDDSFVAVAHTRPSGAATLFYRDIVGDRVRPQWRTQVREAFQSGKILDSASPDWFEETPTRVRAVPIVRTRNGEPPLTIGVLTRHTNLGETRTPSRQQITFNDCADDLFGMVASGDFPDLSAPTAPRRGAPRASDGLIRLDVDGVTTFASPNALSAFNRMGFDDELEGESLIEVTTRILPAKRQFDESLPLVVTGRAPWRADIEARGVSVSLRTIPLRDHGNRIGAIVLCRDVTEIRHQEQELITKDATIREIHHRVKNNLQTVASLLRIQARRSHTDEAREALTQAMRRVSAIAVVHDTLSEGLAQNVEFDEVFARVLKLVAEVAAAPNTRARTRSTGRFGTLPSEYATPLALALTELVTNAVEHGLAGQEGDVEIIAERSDERLEVRVRDTGSGLPEGQVGRGLGTQIVRTLIQGELSGTIDWHTIMGSGTEVTIDIPLRYIERPAS encoded by the coding sequence GTGACTACCCTCAGCGATCTCGTCTACGCGCAGGGACGGTCGAGCGAGAGCGACGTGGAGTGGCTCCACCGTCTCGCCGGCGACGGGCAGCTTCTGGCCGACCTGGCCTTCGCCGACATCGTGATCTGGGTGCCGTCGGGCGACGACTCGTTCGTCGCGGTCGCCCACACCCGTCCGAGCGGTGCGGCGACGCTGTTCTATCGCGACATCGTGGGCGACCGCGTGAGGCCGCAGTGGCGCACGCAGGTGCGCGAGGCGTTCCAATCCGGGAAGATCCTGGACTCCGCGTCGCCGGATTGGTTCGAGGAGACCCCCACTCGCGTGCGCGCCGTCCCCATCGTACGCACGCGCAACGGCGAGCCGCCGCTGACGATCGGCGTGCTCACCAGGCACACGAATCTCGGCGAGACGCGCACGCCGTCTCGGCAGCAGATCACCTTCAACGACTGCGCGGACGACCTGTTCGGCATGGTCGCGTCGGGGGACTTCCCCGACCTCTCCGCGCCGACGGCGCCGCGCCGCGGTGCGCCGCGCGCATCCGACGGGCTCATCCGGCTCGACGTGGACGGCGTCACCACGTTCGCGAGCCCGAACGCACTGTCGGCCTTCAACCGCATGGGGTTCGATGACGAGCTGGAAGGCGAGTCGCTCATCGAGGTGACGACCCGCATCCTGCCCGCAAAGCGCCAGTTCGACGAATCCCTGCCGCTCGTGGTCACCGGCCGTGCGCCGTGGCGCGCCGACATCGAGGCGCGCGGGGTGTCGGTGTCGCTCCGGACGATTCCGCTGCGTGATCACGGCAACCGGATCGGTGCGATCGTGCTGTGCCGCGACGTCACCGAGATCCGCCATCAGGAGCAGGAGCTCATCACCAAGGACGCGACGATCCGCGAGATCCACCACCGGGTGAAGAACAACCTGCAGACGGTCGCGTCTCTGCTGCGGATCCAGGCGCGTCGCTCGCACACCGACGAGGCGCGCGAGGCGCTCACCCAGGCGATGCGCCGCGTGTCGGCGATTGCCGTCGTCCACGACACGCTGTCCGAGGGGCTGGCGCAGAACGTCGAGTTCGACGAGGTGTTCGCGCGCGTCCTCAAGCTCGTCGCCGAGGTCGCCGCGGCGCCGAACACACGGGCGCGGACGAGATCGACGGGGCGTTTCGGCACACTGCCGAGCGAGTACGCGACGCCGCTGGCGCTGGCGCTCACAGAACTCGTCACGAACGCGGTCGAGCACGGACTCGCGGGGCAGGAAGGCGATGTCGAGATCATCGCCGAGCGCTCAGACGAGAGGCTCGAGGTGCGGGTGCGAGACACCGGATCGGGGCTCCCAGAGGGTCAGGTCGGCCGCGGGCTGGGCACGCAGATCGTCCGCACCCTGATCCAGGGCGAGCTCAGCGGAACCATCGACTGGCACACGATCATGGGCAGCGGCACGGAGGTCACGATCGACATCCCGCTGCGCTACATCGAGCGACCTGCGAGCTGA
- a CDS encoding Rv3235 family protein, producing MATTPTGHARAYRASDGALELSEFFAPQRTPSTALPDPEPFLRNLTRGVFEVLAGVRDVDQLARWLTEDPYRRLVTRSNLAARARSARGVPAKRPIHAVLSARHSSPADGVVEAVVIVQGPARTRAVAMRLEGMDGRWRATSLAIL from the coding sequence ATGGCAACGACGCCGACGGGCCATGCCCGGGCATATCGCGCGTCCGATGGGGCGCTGGAACTCTCCGAGTTCTTCGCGCCGCAGCGGACGCCATCCACCGCGCTCCCAGACCCGGAGCCGTTCCTTCGCAACCTCACGCGTGGGGTTTTCGAGGTGCTCGCCGGGGTCCGCGACGTCGATCAGCTGGCACGCTGGCTGACCGAGGATCCGTACCGGCGGCTCGTGACGCGCTCGAACCTCGCAGCCCGCGCGCGCAGTGCACGCGGCGTGCCGGCGAAGCGCCCGATCCACGCGGTCCTGTCCGCCCGGCACTCATCACCGGCGGACGGCGTGGTCGAGGCCGTCGTGATCGTGCAGGGACCGGCCCGCACCCGAGCCGTCGCAATGCGGCTCGAGGGGATGGACGGGCGCTGGCGCGCGACATCCCTCGCGATCCTCTGA
- a CDS encoding WhiB family transcriptional regulator, translating into MDWRDKAACLTVDPELFFPVGNTGPAVDQIEKAKSVCARCTVTEICLQYALETGQDSGVWGGLSEDERRALKRRAARARRAS; encoded by the coding sequence ATGGACTGGCGCGACAAAGCCGCCTGCCTGACCGTCGACCCCGAGCTGTTCTTCCCTGTGGGGAACACCGGTCCGGCCGTCGATCAGATCGAGAAGGCGAAGTCAGTCTGCGCCCGCTGCACCGTTACGGAGATCTGCCTGCAGTACGCGCTCGAGACCGGTCAGGACTCCGGGGTCTGGGGCGGTCTCTCCGAAGACGAGCGTCGCGCACTCAAGCGCCGCGCCGCCCGCGCCCGCCGCGCGTCCTGA
- a CDS encoding AAA family ATPase — protein sequence MKLLIAADRRADLVAGLTREGHDVLGVVAASAVALAAADAMLGAEVEQVIRNLAEADAVVLEVGRESLTASVVALCDRAGTRILPLCEGPDDERLAAAFGLEKPLPLEAEAWLIAEALATAPASAAPPLGASARPEPKIIAVWGPAGAPGRSTIAIELAVELARGGRQVGLVDADTHAPSIALTLGLADEGPGFAAACRQGEFGLLDARELTRVSTPLGRSGVHVLTGLNRPSRWPELSETRVAAALAVCRGWADYTVVDVAAPLERDEEIMSDLAGPRRNAATLATLRSADLVVAVAGADPIGVSRFLRGHSELRATIGATRVVVLANKIRPGALGIDARGQVRRTLERFGGIEDVWFVPQDPRSADAALLAARSIAEIAPKSPFTLAVRRFVGEAVVAPPSTTVSRGRLQRRGVAA from the coding sequence GTGAAACTCCTCATCGCCGCAGACCGCCGCGCCGATCTGGTGGCCGGGCTGACGAGGGAGGGTCACGACGTCCTCGGGGTGGTCGCGGCATCCGCCGTCGCGCTCGCCGCCGCCGACGCCATGCTCGGGGCCGAGGTGGAGCAGGTGATCCGCAATCTCGCCGAAGCAGATGCCGTGGTCCTGGAGGTCGGCCGGGAGTCGCTCACGGCGAGTGTCGTCGCGCTGTGCGATCGTGCGGGCACCCGCATCCTGCCGCTGTGCGAGGGCCCCGACGACGAACGGCTCGCCGCGGCCTTCGGCCTCGAGAAGCCACTGCCCCTCGAAGCCGAGGCGTGGCTCATCGCCGAGGCGCTCGCGACAGCACCGGCTTCAGCGGCCCCGCCGCTCGGAGCCTCGGCGAGGCCGGAGCCGAAGATCATCGCCGTGTGGGGACCCGCCGGAGCCCCTGGGCGCTCGACGATCGCGATAGAACTCGCCGTCGAACTCGCGCGCGGCGGTCGCCAGGTCGGCCTGGTAGACGCGGACACCCACGCGCCGTCGATCGCCCTGACGCTCGGGCTCGCCGACGAAGGTCCCGGGTTCGCGGCCGCGTGTCGGCAGGGCGAGTTCGGACTGCTCGATGCTCGGGAATTGACGCGGGTCAGCACGCCCCTCGGGCGCTCTGGTGTGCACGTGCTGACGGGGCTCAACCGGCCGTCCCGCTGGCCGGAGCTCAGCGAGACCCGGGTGGCCGCGGCGCTCGCGGTCTGCCGCGGCTGGGCGGATTACACAGTGGTCGATGTCGCGGCTCCGCTCGAGCGCGATGAGGAGATCATGTCGGACCTCGCCGGACCGCGTCGCAACGCCGCCACGCTCGCGACGCTGAGGTCCGCCGATCTCGTCGTCGCCGTCGCCGGGGCGGACCCGATCGGGGTCTCGCGCTTCCTGCGCGGGCATTCGGAGCTGCGTGCGACCATCGGCGCCACGCGCGTCGTCGTGCTGGCCAACAAGATCCGGCCGGGTGCGCTGGGAATCGACGCGCGAGGTCAGGTGCGCCGCACCCTCGAACGATTCGGCGGCATCGAGGACGTGTGGTTCGTGCCTCAGGACCCTCGATCAGCGGATGCAGCGCTCCTCGCGGCGCGATCGATCGCCGAGATCGCGCCGAAGTCTCCGTTCACGCTGGCGGTTCGCCGCTTCGTGGGCGAGGCCGTCGTCGCCCCGCCCTCGACGACGGTGTCACGCGGTCGCCTGCAGCGTCGGGGCGTCGCCGCCTGA
- the secA gene encoding preprotein translocase subunit SecA: MANPLEKLLRAGEGRILRRLQQVVKAVSALEEDYAQLTDEELRGETAELRARHEAGESLDKLMPEAFAAVREAAKRTLGQRPYDVQVMGGAALHLGNIAEMKTGEGKTLTATFAVYLNAIAGEGVHVITVNDYLASYQAELMGRIYRALGMTTGTIVAGQTPEVRREQYNADITYGTNNEFGFDYLRDNMAWRKEDLVQRGHYYAIVDEVDSILIDEARTPLIISGPSSGEANRWFVEFAKIAKTLDAGIDYEVDEKKRTIGVLEPGIEKVEDYLGIDNLYESANTPLISFLNNSIKALALFKRDSDYVVMNDEVMIVDEHTGRILVGRRYNEGIHQAIEAKEAVPVKAENQTLATVTLQNYFRLYQKLSGMTGTAETEAAEFMSTYQLGVVPIPTNKPMIRKDQSDLVYKNEQAKFAQVVEDIAKRHETGQPVLVGTVSVEKSEYLSRLLAKKGIKHEVLNAKNHAREAEIVARAGRLGAVTVATNMAGRGTDIMLGGNAEFLAVQEMKAKGLDSVENPEEYEAEWDAVYQGTRDTVAVEATKVVEAGGLYVLGTERHESRRIDNQLRGRSGRQGDPGESRFYLSLTDDLMRLFQSGAAEAILARTNFPDDVAIESTMVSRAIKSAQSQVESRNAEIRKNVLKYDDVLNRQREAIYSDRRHILHGDDIADRVQHFIEDAINAVIDDHTGSGHTESWDFDALWTELKTLYPVGVTIDEVVSDAGTKGRITADGLKREILSDAMIAYGKREETLGTPATRELERRVVLQVLDRRWRDHLYEMDYLKDGIGLRAMAQRDPLIEYQREGYQMFQAMMSQIKEESVGYLYNLEVEIRRPDADGVPAQVEAKGLGAVPVEGQRLEYSAANDAGEVEVRNDRGQVQQAATSRLRQAAAAASTATAVAGQPAPAAAPVAEAPRGAFGQRTDAPPASGAAAPLNRAQRRAADKKK, encoded by the coding sequence GTGGCCAACCCTCTCGAGAAACTGCTTCGCGCCGGCGAGGGCCGAATCCTCCGGCGGCTCCAGCAGGTCGTGAAGGCGGTGAGCGCCCTCGAAGAGGACTACGCCCAGCTGACCGACGAGGAACTCCGCGGCGAGACTGCCGAACTCCGCGCCCGCCACGAGGCCGGCGAGTCGCTCGACAAGCTCATGCCCGAGGCGTTCGCCGCGGTGCGCGAGGCCGCGAAGCGCACCCTCGGCCAGCGCCCGTACGACGTCCAGGTCATGGGAGGCGCGGCGCTGCACCTCGGCAACATCGCCGAGATGAAGACCGGTGAGGGCAAGACCCTGACGGCCACCTTCGCGGTCTATCTCAACGCGATCGCCGGCGAGGGTGTCCATGTCATCACGGTGAACGACTACCTCGCGTCGTACCAGGCGGAACTGATGGGCCGTATCTACCGCGCCCTCGGCATGACGACCGGCACGATCGTCGCCGGGCAGACGCCCGAGGTGCGCCGCGAGCAGTACAACGCCGACATCACCTACGGCACCAACAACGAGTTCGGCTTCGACTACCTGCGCGACAACATGGCCTGGCGCAAGGAGGACCTCGTCCAGCGTGGCCACTACTACGCCATCGTCGACGAGGTCGACTCCATCCTCATCGACGAGGCGCGGACGCCGCTCATCATCTCGGGGCCGTCATCGGGTGAGGCGAACCGCTGGTTCGTGGAGTTCGCCAAGATCGCGAAGACCCTCGATGCCGGCATCGACTACGAGGTCGACGAGAAGAAGCGCACCATCGGCGTGCTCGAGCCGGGAATCGAGAAGGTCGAGGACTACCTCGGGATCGACAACCTCTACGAGTCGGCGAACACGCCGCTGATCTCCTTCCTCAACAACTCGATCAAGGCGCTCGCACTGTTCAAGCGCGACTCGGACTACGTCGTCATGAACGACGAGGTCATGATCGTCGACGAGCACACCGGCCGCATCCTGGTCGGTCGTCGCTACAACGAGGGCATCCACCAGGCGATCGAGGCGAAAGAGGCGGTGCCGGTCAAGGCCGAGAACCAGACCCTTGCGACAGTGACCCTGCAGAACTACTTCCGCCTTTACCAGAAGCTCTCTGGCATGACGGGCACGGCCGAGACCGAGGCCGCCGAGTTCATGTCGACGTACCAGCTCGGCGTCGTGCCGATCCCGACGAACAAGCCGATGATCCGCAAGGACCAGTCCGACCTCGTGTACAAGAACGAGCAGGCCAAGTTCGCCCAGGTCGTCGAAGACATCGCCAAGCGTCACGAAACCGGCCAGCCGGTGCTGGTCGGCACGGTGAGCGTCGAGAAGAGCGAGTACCTTTCGCGGCTCCTTGCCAAGAAGGGCATCAAGCACGAGGTCCTCAACGCGAAGAACCACGCGCGGGAGGCCGAGATCGTCGCCCGTGCCGGGCGCCTCGGCGCCGTCACCGTCGCGACCAACATGGCGGGCCGCGGAACCGACATCATGCTCGGCGGCAACGCCGAGTTCCTCGCCGTGCAGGAGATGAAGGCCAAGGGTCTGGACTCCGTCGAGAACCCCGAAGAGTACGAGGCCGAATGGGATGCCGTCTACCAGGGCACTCGCGACACGGTCGCCGTCGAGGCGACGAAGGTCGTGGAAGCGGGCGGACTCTACGTGCTCGGCACCGAGCGCCACGAATCGCGTCGCATCGACAACCAGCTGCGCGGTCGATCCGGTCGTCAGGGTGATCCCGGCGAGAGCCGCTTCTACCTGTCGCTGACCGACGACCTGATGCGGCTGTTCCAGTCAGGCGCCGCTGAGGCGATCCTCGCGCGCACCAACTTCCCCGACGACGTGGCGATCGAATCGACCATGGTCTCGCGCGCGATCAAGAGCGCGCAGTCGCAGGTCGAATCTCGCAACGCCGAGATCCGCAAGAACGTCCTGAAGTACGACGATGTGCTCAACCGCCAGCGCGAAGCGATCTACTCGGACCGCCGGCACATCCTGCACGGCGATGACATCGCCGATCGAGTCCAGCACTTCATCGAGGACGCCATCAACGCCGTGATCGATGACCACACCGGAAGCGGTCACACCGAGAGCTGGGACTTCGACGCGCTCTGGACCGAGCTCAAGACCCTCTACCCGGTCGGCGTGACCATCGACGAGGTCGTGTCGGACGCCGGCACGAAGGGCCGTATCACCGCGGACGGCCTCAAGCGCGAGATCCTGTCCGACGCGATGATCGCCTACGGCAAGCGCGAAGAGACGCTCGGCACCCCGGCGACGCGTGAGCTCGAGCGTCGCGTCGTGCTCCAGGTGCTCGACCGTCGCTGGCGCGACCACCTCTACGAGATGGACTACCTCAAGGACGGCATCGGACTGCGTGCCATGGCACAGCGCGACCCGCTGATCGAGTATCAGCGCGAGGGCTACCAGATGTTCCAGGCCATGATGAGTCAGATCAAGGAGGAGTCGGTCGGCTACCTCTACAACCTCGAGGTCGAGATCCGTCGCCCGGACGCCGACGGCGTGCCGGCGCAGGTCGAGGCCAAGGGCCTCGGCGCCGTACCGGTCGAAGGACAGCGGCTGGAGTACTCCGCCGCGAACGATGCCGGCGAGGTCGAGGTGCGAAACGATCGCGGACAGGTGCAGCAGGCGGCAACCAGCAGACTGCGCCAGGCGGCGGCTGCGGCATCCACCGCCACCGCGGTCGCCGGTCAACCCGCGCCCGCGGCGGCACCCGTCGCCGAGGCGCCGCGCGGCGCGTTCGGTCAGCGGACGGATGCACCGCCGGCCTCCGGAGCGGCGGCACCGCTGAACCGGGCCCAGCGCCGGGCGGCCGACAAGAAGAAGTGA
- a CDS encoding helix-turn-helix domain-containing protein encodes MSENPASEVRLLGIAQVAEVLGVSVDEVMDLVTEGRLRGMRVGSPARWRVDESSVSQYLDDQADEARRMALWRQSSTASFPELWGTGAVRNPD; translated from the coding sequence ATGAGTGAGAACCCGGCCTCCGAGGTGCGCCTTCTGGGCATCGCCCAAGTCGCCGAAGTCCTCGGAGTGTCCGTCGATGAGGTGATGGACCTGGTGACCGAAGGCCGCCTGCGGGGTATGCGCGTCGGCTCCCCGGCGCGCTGGCGTGTGGACGAATCGAGCGTCTCGCAGTACCTCGACGACCAGGCCGATGAAGCACGGCGCATGGCGCTGTGGCGCCAGTCGAGTACCGCGAGCTTTCCCGAGCTGTGGGGCACCGGCGCCGTCCGCAACCCGGACTGA
- a CDS encoding histidine kinase codes for MRTKGVVRAAAVVVGIEGIALVALAAWQIIAITTGDTVSLVSALALVILTAVGAAAVLAFAIAIWRELSWGRSGGIVTQVLILAVALGAVTGTYGHPATGLVLAIPAIVALVLLVIAVRNAGRDVSGRDGRDAASG; via the coding sequence ATGCGAACAAAAGGCGTGGTGCGCGCCGCGGCCGTGGTCGTGGGGATCGAGGGCATCGCACTGGTGGCGCTCGCGGCGTGGCAGATCATCGCGATCACGACCGGTGACACCGTCTCGCTCGTGAGCGCTCTCGCGCTCGTGATTCTGACGGCGGTGGGTGCGGCAGCCGTCCTCGCATTCGCGATCGCGATCTGGCGGGAGCTGTCGTGGGGCCGCTCCGGAGGCATCGTCACTCAGGTGCTGATCCTCGCGGTTGCACTCGGGGCGGTCACCGGGACCTACGGCCATCCGGCGACGGGGCTCGTGCTGGCGATCCCGGCGATCGTGGCGCTGGTGCTGCTCGTCATCGCCGTTCGCAATGCCGGTCGTGACGTCTCGGGTCGCGACGGGCGGGATGCGGCATCCGGCTGA
- the rsgA gene encoding ribosome small subunit-dependent GTPase A, whose protein sequence is MSWLEDLDDDDEPEFDEADVRVRPNPKANRPRSKRRPAHADAEIARVLGVDRGRYTVLVDENGPDERTVLGVRARELRKMPIVTGDRARVVGDRTGDGGTLARIVGIEDRTSLLRRSADDTDQVERIIVANADQMLVVVAAADPEPRERLVDRYLVAALDAGIRPLLVVTKTDLADPSSFLEHFEGLDLEVFTSAQDEMPVERIGAALVGHSTVFVGHSGVGKSTLVNVLVPDARRATGHVNVVTGRGRHTSSSTVSLRYHGEGGAGWVIDTPGVRSFGLGHVDPANILRAFTDLDEISKECPRGCTHLPDAPDCAIVEAVAEGRLGDNGASRLDSLQRLLLTFADKSSQRAGSTSPSTLES, encoded by the coding sequence GTGAGCTGGCTCGAGGATCTCGACGACGACGACGAACCCGAGTTCGATGAGGCGGACGTGCGCGTACGCCCGAATCCCAAGGCCAACCGACCACGGTCGAAGCGCCGCCCGGCACACGCGGATGCCGAGATCGCCCGCGTGCTCGGCGTCGATCGCGGGCGCTACACGGTGCTCGTCGACGAGAACGGCCCGGACGAGCGCACGGTCCTCGGAGTCCGTGCACGCGAGCTGCGCAAGATGCCCATCGTCACGGGCGACCGGGCGCGAGTGGTCGGCGACCGCACGGGCGACGGAGGCACGCTGGCCCGCATCGTGGGCATCGAGGATCGGACGTCGCTGCTGCGGCGGAGCGCCGACGACACCGATCAGGTGGAGCGGATCATCGTGGCCAACGCCGACCAGATGCTCGTCGTCGTCGCAGCGGCCGACCCCGAGCCACGCGAGCGGCTCGTGGACCGCTACCTCGTCGCGGCATTGGATGCCGGCATCCGCCCACTCCTCGTCGTCACGAAGACGGACCTCGCCGATCCCTCGAGCTTCCTGGAGCACTTCGAGGGACTCGACCTGGAGGTCTTCACCAGCGCTCAGGACGAGATGCCGGTCGAGCGCATCGGCGCCGCTCTCGTCGGGCACTCGACCGTGTTCGTCGGTCACTCGGGTGTCGGAAAGTCGACGCTCGTGAACGTGCTGGTGCCCGACGCGCGCCGCGCGACCGGCCATGTGAACGTCGTCACCGGCCGCGGCCGTCACACCTCGTCGTCGACGGTGTCGCTGCGGTACCACGGCGAAGGCGGGGCAGGCTGGGTCATCGACACACCTGGTGTGCGTTCGTTCGGACTCGGCCACGTCGATCCGGCCAACATCCTGCGCGCATTCACCGATCTCGACGAGATCTCGAAGGAGTGCCCGCGCGGATGCACGCACCTTCCAGACGCCCCGGACTGCGCGATCGTCGAGGCTGTGGCCGAGGGTCGCCTGGGCGACAACGGAGCCTCGCGCCTGGACTCGCTGCAGCGCCTGCTGCTGACGTTCGCCGACAAATCATCCCAGCGGGCGGGATCGACCTCGCCGTCTACGCTGGAATCGTGA
- the bcp gene encoding thioredoxin-dependent thiol peroxidase, translating to MTPARLEPGSLAPAFTLLDQDERPVTLRDLRGERVILFFYPEAMTPGCTKEACDFRDSLAPLQSAGYTLLGVSRDTPEKLRRFREEERLTYDLLSDPDRRVHTKYRVWGEKLNYGKVIMGVIRSTFVIDPKGRVEHALYNVRATGHVARLRRLLRVDDA from the coding sequence GTGACCCCCGCGCGCCTCGAACCCGGCTCCCTCGCCCCCGCCTTCACGCTCCTGGATCAGGACGAGCGACCGGTGACGCTCCGCGACCTTCGCGGCGAGCGCGTCATCCTGTTCTTCTACCCCGAGGCCATGACGCCGGGCTGCACGAAAGAGGCGTGCGACTTCCGCGACAGCCTTGCACCGCTTCAGTCGGCCGGCTACACGCTCCTCGGCGTCTCTCGCGACACACCCGAGAAGCTCCGACGCTTTCGCGAGGAGGAGCGGCTGACGTACGACCTGCTGAGCGACCCCGATCGCAGAGTCCACACGAAGTATCGGGTGTGGGGCGAGAAGCTCAACTACGGCAAAGTCATCATGGGCGTCATCCGTTCGACGTTCGTGATCGATCCGAAGGGTCGCGTGGAGCACGCGCTGTACAACGTCCGGGCGACCGGCCATGTCGCTCGACTCCGCCGGCTGCTGCGCGTCGACGACGCGTAG
- a CDS encoding pyridoxal phosphate-dependent aminotransferase, whose amino-acid sequence MSMTAPLRTLDQSRKLKDVLYEIRGQALVEADRLENEGHTILKLNTGNPAAFGFDAPFQIVRDMIEAVPGAHGYSDSRGIMSARRAVVYRYEQDPSFPPFGPDDVYLGNGVSELITMTMQALLDEGDEVLIPAPDYPLWTAMTSLGGGTPVHYLADESNGWQPDLDDIRAKVTPHTKAIVVINPNNPTGAVYSREVLEGIAEIARESSLLVLSDEIYDRILFDDAQHIPMASVAPDLLCLTFNGLSKTYRVAGYRSGWLVITGPKDHAAGFIEGITLLASTRLCPNVPAQHAVQAALSGVQSIDALIAPTGRLHEQRDAAWRGLEAIPGVTCVKPEGALYAFPRLDPDVYEIRDDGKLVYDFLVSEHVLLVQGTGFNWASPDHLRIVTLPEARVLTEAIERLGNFLASYKQ is encoded by the coding sequence ATGAGCATGACCGCACCGCTTCGCACCCTCGACCAGTCCCGCAAGCTCAAGGACGTCCTGTACGAGATCCGCGGGCAGGCACTCGTCGAGGCCGACCGGCTCGAGAACGAGGGTCACACAATCCTCAAGCTCAACACCGGCAACCCGGCGGCGTTCGGCTTCGACGCTCCGTTCCAGATCGTGCGCGACATGATCGAGGCCGTGCCGGGAGCGCACGGGTACAGCGACAGCAGGGGCATCATGTCCGCTCGTCGTGCCGTGGTCTACCGCTACGAACAGGACCCGTCGTTTCCGCCGTTCGGCCCCGATGACGTCTACCTCGGCAACGGCGTCTCGGAACTCATCACCATGACGATGCAGGCGCTGCTCGACGAGGGCGACGAGGTGCTCATCCCGGCACCGGACTATCCGCTCTGGACGGCGATGACGAGCCTCGGCGGCGGCACGCCCGTCCACTACCTCGCCGACGAGTCGAACGGCTGGCAGCCCGACCTCGACGACATCCGCGCCAAGGTGACGCCCCATACCAAGGCGATCGTCGTGATCAACCCGAACAATCCGACCGGTGCGGTGTATTCGCGCGAGGTGCTCGAAGGCATCGCGGAGATCGCCCGTGAGAGCTCGCTCCTGGTGCTGTCGGACGAGATCTACGACCGGATCCTCTTCGACGACGCGCAGCACATCCCGATGGCGTCCGTCGCTCCGGATCTGCTCTGCCTCACCTTCAACGGGCTGTCCAAGACCTATCGCGTCGCGGGATACCGCTCCGGGTGGCTGGTCATCACCGGACCGAAGGACCACGCCGCGGGCTTCATCGAGGGGATCACCCTGCTGGCCTCGACGCGGCTGTGTCCGAACGTGCCGGCTCAGCACGCCGTGCAGGCCGCCCTCTCGGGGGTCCAGTCCATCGACGCACTCATCGCCCCCACAGGGCGCCTGCACGAGCAGCGGGATGCCGCATGGCGTGGCTTGGAGGCGATCCCCGGCGTGACGTGCGTCAAGCCGGAAGGCGCGCTGTACGCCTTCCCCCGGTTGGACCCCGACGTCTACGAAATCCGCGACGACGGCAAGCTCGTCTACGACTTCCTGGTATCCGAGCATGTGCTGCTCGTCCAGGGCACCGGGTTCAACTGGGCGAGCCCCGACCACCTGCGCATCGTGACGCTGCCCGAGGCGCGGGTGCTGACCGAGGCGATCGAACGACTCGGCAACTTCCTCGCGTCTTATAAGCAGTGA